One genomic window of Clostridioides sp. ES-S-0054-01 includes the following:
- a CDS encoding zinc ribbon domain-containing protein, translating to MTKCPKCGKEVSSRPGSVCPRCGFKVAEESLKIRCPEPSCRALVSRKLDYCPKCGCKLRGYNISEFVNMVRCKIDETFDKR from the coding sequence TTGACAAAGTGTCCTAAATGTGGAAAGGAAGTATCATCACGTCCAGGTAGTGTATGCCCACGATGTGGATTTAAAGTAGCAGAGGAAAGTCTAAAAATAAGATGTCCAGAACCTAGCTGTAGGGCTTTGGTATCTAGGAAATTGGACTATTGTCCTAAATGTGGATGCAAACTTAGAGGATATAATATTTCTGAATTTGTTAATATGGTGAGATGCAAAATAGATGAGACATTTGATAAAAGATAA
- a CDS encoding TolC family protein, producing the protein MNKRVSKMVAIGCGVGIITANLIPIYADDNTSSINKVDNSIVSESNKRTSEKEILTAREAVSAALKNSEKLKMKSEEIKMLKEKLKVQDEIDRYDEGNNSFPYDQMGLLKNQSEQAKEFMEDQIANDITNKFNDLVSRENELDKIKNNIEIKTKEIKDMKLKKDLGLVTSLETESAELELQTLQNTQKAKLQELKNNQDYFKLLTNIDLNNYQLDKEYRFESFRVGGSVDSYMEGKVNKYLKYDQLILERTEESFYDDDENKVDLPDRPSLTRPVAPKKPEQGSLTDDEYNVLMDKYKKDYEQYKNKVDAYNLERKTYAAGLTTYANYLQQKYNTENGLVTLEDSKKALKKGLIDSYAQLLALEDTIQTTKKQLELSEKQLKNTKLRYDLGLITLTDYKKQVVSNDDAKNSYDTLIVNYNSLKNGIEKPWILNTGNNSSK; encoded by the coding sequence TTGAATAAAAGAGTTAGCAAAATGGTTGCAATTGGCTGTGGTGTTGGTATAATAACAGCCAATCTAATACCAATTTATGCAGATGATAATACTTCTTCTATAAATAAAGTTGATAATTCCATTGTAAGTGAATCAAATAAAAGAACATCTGAAAAGGAAATTTTGACTGCTAGAGAAGCTGTAAGTGCTGCACTTAAAAATAGTGAAAAATTAAAAATGAAATCAGAAGAAATAAAAATGTTAAAAGAAAAGTTAAAAGTACAAGATGAAATTGATAGGTATGATGAAGGTAACAACTCATTTCCATATGACCAAATGGGACTTCTTAAAAATCAAAGTGAGCAAGCTAAAGAATTTATGGAAGACCAAATAGCCAACGACATTACTAATAAATTTAATGATTTAGTCTCAAGAGAAAATGAACTAGATAAGATAAAAAACAATATTGAGATAAAAACTAAAGAAATTAAAGATATGAAATTAAAAAAGGATTTAGGGTTAGTAACCTCTTTAGAAACTGAGTCAGCTGAACTTGAACTTCAGACATTACAAAATACTCAAAAAGCCAAACTTCAAGAACTAAAAAATAACCAAGACTATTTTAAATTGTTAACTAATATAGATTTAAACAATTATCAATTAGATAAAGAATATAGATTTGAATCTTTTAGAGTAGGTGGCTCAGTTGATTCATATATGGAAGGTAAGGTTAATAAATATTTAAAATATGACCAATTGATTTTAGAACGTACAGAAGAAAGTTTTTATGATGATGATGAGAATAAAGTAGATTTACCAGATAGACCTAGTCTTACAAGACCAGTTGCTCCCAAAAAACCAGAACAAGGTAGTCTAACTGATGATGAATATAATGTTCTTATGGATAAGTATAAAAAAGATTATGAACAATATAAAAACAAAGTTGACGCATATAATCTTGAAAGAAAAACTTATGCTGCTGGTCTTACTACTTATGCAAATTATCTTCAGCAAAAATACAATACTGAAAATGGTCTAGTAACATTAGAAGACAGTAAGAAAGCTCTTAAAAAAGGATTAATTGATAGCTATGCTCAATTACTTGCTTTAGAAGATACAATTCAGACTACTAAAAAGCAACTTGAACTATCAGAAAAACAATTAAAAAATACTAAATTAAGATATGATTTAGGATTAATTACTCTAACTGATTATAAAAAACAAGTTGTAAGTAATGATGATGCTAAAAATAGCTATGACACACTTATTGTGAATTATAACTCATTAAAAAATGGTATAGAGAAGCCTTGGATACTTAATACTGGAAACAATTCTAGTAAATAG